AAGCCCTAAAAGCCGTAGTTCCGCAATCATAAAGGCGGTGAAACATGGAAATAAACGGAGAATTTATTTATTTTTCAACTCTGGATTTATGCATAATTTGTATTCTCCTTGCAATCATTTTTCAGTATCTATTTTTCAAATTAACCGAATCACGTGCAAGAGAAATATAAAAACGTATAAATTCCATAAAATCCATACTTTTTTTGGGAGTGCAGTATGGAACTACATTCTATCGTAGTGGCTAGGGACCTCTGTTTAGGGAAAAAAGACCGAAGACAAGTCTGGCTGTCTATGGAAAAATTTTTGATTCAAACCATTGACATGCACGGTTTAGACCTCAGCAACACAATCAATACTGCCGTAGAAAAATACCTTCAGGAAAAACAATATCTCATGCCTGAAACCCTTGAAACCCTCGGGTCCTGCTCAGTCCTAGAAAAACAGATACTCGAAAACGGAATTAACGCAATAGCCGAACACATAACCACTCAAAACATGCACATGCTCGTTTCCAGAATCAAAGAAAGCGTTCCACAATCTTAATACAGTTGAAATTATATTTTCTTTAGTTTTCGATGTACGAAAATAACCTCATTCTGGATTTAGGTATAGACCGGGATCTTCCCGAAACATCTTTTCTTACTGATTTTTTACTAGACTGTCAGGTCCGTAATTTCTCTCCCAGGACAATCCAGTCTTACAAAAGCAACCTGAAATACTTCTTATCCCAGCATTCCATAGACCTTACACCTGAGGTCCTCAAAGACTTCCTGGTCCACATCAGGGGTAAAAAACACTATTCTCCGTCTACCGTGGAAAACTATTTCGCGGTGCTCTCTTCTTTTTTTGATTGGCTTGAATGGGAAGGAGTAATCGAAAAAAACATAGTCCCACAATTCCGGAAACGGTACTTAAGATACTACAAAGAACAAAGGCACGAAGAGCGCCAGCTAATCAGCCTGGAGCAAATGCGGGCCCTGATAGATTCAGCTGAATGGATAGGCTGGAAAGCCATGTTTATCTTTTTTGCCAAGACCGGGATAAGAAGGCAGGAACTTATAGACCTCGACCTCAAGGACCTCTACATAGAAAGCAGGTATGCAGTCCTGAAACCTCACGCAAAACGAAGTAATAGAGTAGTCTTTTTTGATCAAGAATGTGCTCAGATCCTCGAGGCCTGGCTATCCTGGCGCCAGGAACACAAAATCAAATCGAAGACGCTCTTTGTAGGGGTGCAGGGTTCCAGGATCTCTAGGGACGCAGTCTATGAAACAACCACAGAACACGCTCAGCGTTTAGGCTTCCATAACTCCAAAAGCCGACTACACGAAAAATTCACCCCTCACTGTTTTAGGCACTGGTTTACTACTTGGCTAAGGCGCTCTGGCTGCCCTCGTTCAATTATACAAGAACTCCGGGGTGATTCCAGGAAGGAAGCCATAGACATTTATGACCACATAACCCAGATAGAAATAAAAGAGAGTTACTTAAGATACATTCCACAGCTGAAAACAAATATATGAAAAAAGTTTATATGTTTTTCATCTTTACTTTTTTCTATGGGAGTGTTAAAACGGATTGATTCAGTGATAATAACTGAATCAAATAAGGAGTACATGCGGTTATATAACTTTACTAAGTTTTGCCTCAAAGCTGGTTTTTATTGGCTTTGTTTTAGAACGGGTGCATTCCTCGTAATTCTCCTTTGTCTCAACATAAACAAAGATGCTGCATTTCAGGAAAGCATAAAAGATGGGTTTCCATGGTTATCATCAACAGCTTCATTTATTGATTCAATTTTTCTCTTTACTTTCTTGCTTATACTATTGGCTCTATTCTATATTTGTTATTAATTCAATAGTGAAGCCAAAAAAAAGATAAGTTTGTCTTTCAGTGCCGTGACTCAAAAAGAAGATAGTTTCTTAACAAACGAACAAAAAAAGACCATTTTTAGTAATGTTAACCAGAGAAGTTAGGCGCTGAGGGGGAGATTCGAACTCTTATAGAGCCCGACATTACCCCTTACATGTACTCACTAGAAGCTGATATTATCGTAAAACCTTTGCGTCATTTTGAGAATGTCGAGCTTGCAACTTTTTAAAAAAGTTTCCATCCTAAATGACAAGGTCCCTGTTACCAGCAGGTCGAAATACAGCCTAACATATAATGACCTCTGAAAGTTTAAAAAGCTTTTTATATTTATAAATTTCAACTAAAAGTTAGACGGAAATTTTACCAGAATTTTCGTACTAATTGAATGAGCTTGCAATAATGAAAAATGATACAATAGATAGCGGAAGCTATGCTTTAACTCAGAATAGTAACGTAGTTGAAAACACAAAGTTTTTTTCACAATGTGATGAAAGATTACGTACCTGTTGTCCTTACTGTGGATCTATTAGAATATACAGAAGGACCAGAAAGGGCGGTTATGTCTGTTCTAACTCAGACTGTCTAAGATCATTTAACATCCCAGCATCTAAATTTACCGGAGTTAGCGGCGGTAGTTTACCTACATCTCTTTTCAAGGGGGTCCGGGCATGAAGGTAATATCCAGTATAGGTCTTTGCCTTTTAACTTTCATTATTTGCCTCTTCTTCGGTCTTCTGATGTTCACCTTCTGTTTTTCTCTCCTCTCGGGGGTGGGTCTGTGAGTCGGGATGAGATTATATTTTTCACTCTTTTTTATTTGAGTATCTTTCTTATAGGGCTTGCCTCCGGGATCTGTTCGGAGGTGTGGCTTTAATGGCGCCAGAATCAAATGCCCTTGCTGCCCGGAACGGTTGCCTTATTGAGAAGATTGTCAGGACCCTATATCCTGACGCTCAATTTGATTATAAGGGAATAGTTGACCTCAAAATAAATGGGCAGCCTGTAGAGATTAAATCCTGCCAGGTTTCTGTATCTGATCATAGTCACGGATCTGGGACCAGATCAGGAAGGTTTGCCTTCTCTGCAGAGCAGCACAAAAGCCTGATTCAAAATAAGGGTGAGTATATCCTGATGGTTCATAAAAGTGGAGAACCATTCCTTTTTTTCAGGATCCCTGCAGCAGCCTTAAAAATATCTGAATTTTCCGGAGTCAAAAGTGTCTGCTGGAAATCAGTAATTTCAAGGGCGGTGTAATTTGTGGCTGCCAGAATAATTGCTGAACTTCCTGCTCGCTCCTTCCTTAATTATGAGGAAATCAGAGCTAGGCTCAGGGAGTTCATAGACATTATAGAGCTACAGCCAAAGGAGGAAAATAAATGAACTCTGTAGCTGCAGAAATGTTTGGAACTCCTTTAAACCTGGGATCAGGGGAAGTTGTCAAGGAAGCCATAAAGGAACTTTTCCGAGAAGAACCCGAGTTTTTTCAAGCTGCCCTGCAGGGGATACTTTCAGAGATTTCAGAACGCATAGATCACACACAAATGGAACAGATTAAGGATAGGTCAAGGATTGCAGATCTGGAACTTCTCCTAGGACTTGATGAGGAGATCCAAGATCCTGAAGATCCATACTATCCGGAAAAAAAAGAGAGACTAGAGGAACTCAGACAGAAAACTAGCTTTATCCGGGAGATTCAAGGAAATCCTGAGCAGAGTTTAGAAAACCATCTCTATGAAGAACTCAAACGGAGCCTTTCAATGAAAAACAGAGATATCATGAACTTGTTCGGATGGGATAAAAAGAATACTATGAAGGCGACACGATTGATGCAAAAAATGGCGGAGACGTTCTCTGATGTGGTTTATGAGCCAGTTCCAGGAAAGAAAAGAGTAATGAGAATCCACCTAAAAAAACAATAAAAGTTTACGTTGTAAAATTCAAACATTATGTTTAAACATTTCAAACATGATGTTTGAATTTTTGATGAAAAAAGGTGAAAATTGTGATACCATTTATATAGTGACTGAATGAGGGAAAGATAATTTCCTCAAAATGAAAAAGTGATACAAGGAAAGTTGTGTTACTTGGGCAAAAATCCAAAATTTTCTCTTATTTTTTATCTCTCTTATTTTATATTATCTTCATAACTTGTAAATGAAATTTGTAAAATGAATCCTATCTGTTACAAAAGTTCAAACATCATGTTTGAAACGTTTGAAAATGTTTGAAATTATATTTTCGCAACCAGTAATCTCTTTTTTGTAGATAATCCATGAGATTTCAGAATAAAGTAGTTAGTTACTAACAAAAAAGAACCTGAAGTAGCAAGCAGGAATCGATAATTCAAGAAAGTTGTCTATTTCGGTGTCTTCTAATTGACTTGTCTCGAAGTTCGGATGTATTTTTCAAAGAAAGAAAACACATCACCTAAGACGTGTTCATGTAAATCAATGTCGTTATCATACTCAACTGACACAACATGATATCTTTCCGTCCGTAATTCTTCCTTTAATAATGTGCCCATGGCAGGAATACCATTGTGAGTCTCCTCAAACACTCTACACTTTGAGAGTAAATTATTTCCAATTACATATTTTAATTCACTGGTAACGCTATCTGTTTTTCCCCTACATGTAAAGACAAGTATATTTAGATCGGCAAACTTCAAACAATCAAAGCTCTTATCAAGGTTTGAGCTAATTGATTTTTCATCAGAAGGGAAATCTTCAACAATGTAAGTGCTGATATAACCATTATTTCTCAAATAGTCCCGAAGTTTAATCAGCCTTTCCTTTTCTCCCAAATGCTCTCCATCTCCAGGTGGATTATATGCACCATAGATGATAATGTGAATCCTGCCTTTATGAGAGATAATAGACTCTGCTTTTTTTTGTTGAAAAATATTCCATCGCTCTGAAGTATTTTTGGATATCACACAATTTTAGTTATTTTTACGACATAAAAAAGTATAAGTAAAATCAGTTATACTAAAGTAAATTAAATTATACGTAATTTGATGGAGGAGATTACTATGGGCATAGATGAAAATGAAAAAATAAAAGCGTATGCGAACGAATTGCCTGCTGAACTTAGGCGAGCAATCGATGCGTTGAATAGTGATATTGGTTTGGCCGTTTTTTTTGTACTATTCAAATATGGCGAAATGTCGTTTTCACAAATAATGAGCGAATTAGATATCCCATCAAATTACAGTAGCAAATTAACATACCACATCAAAAAACTGCAAAAAGGTTCATTGGTTAAAAATGAATATATTAAAAAGGAAAACGTAGATAGTTATTCCTTTTACGATATCACAGAGTTTGGAGAAGGAATTATCAATAATTTGATGAACGCAATTCAGGTACCACAGTCGAGTAATTATCTCATACAAACGTTAGATGAAAACTCCACCACCAGTCCAATGACAAGAATTATGTTAAATTTGGACAGCAATGATAGTAAATTTAATGTAGACTGTGCAGCTGCCTCTGATAGTGTCATTAAAGTTTTGTTAAACCAATCTGAAGCTACTATGATGGCAAATTAATATCACTAGTACTGCGATTCCGAAGTATGTTCACAAAAATTGACGGTTGAATCTATCCCACGATCACGAATTTCTCAACAAATAGGGAATTTATTTTGGAATCGAAGCACTAGGAAATTAATAATAATTCTAGGTTGTTGAGGTGAAATCATGGAAACAGATAAAAAAATCTCTTTAAGTTATGCTCCACAAAAGGTGAAAACAGAAAAGTCTGATAATTATAGGGAAGTTACGCAGGATAGAGTTTTTGCAGGAATCAGAGAGGGCTATTTCATTTACATGATTCAAAGTGAAGTGTTTGATACTAATCAACTGGAGGATAAGGATGAAGGGCATTTTACTGATGAGGTACTGGTCAGGGTACCGCCTCAACAGATGGTTAGAATGCACAAACTTTTTGGTCAATTAATTAAAAATTATGAAAATATTTATGGAGAAATCAGAAATTTAGAACAAATAGCTTCTGAAAAACCAGATCTATTCAAAGATTTATCCTCTAAATCTTAAGTACTCTCAATTGATTCTAATCAGCATTATTTATTAATCTAAATACTCGGCTCTGTACAAAACCTATTTTAATCAGCATTAAGGGGCCACAATTAACTGTGGGAAATAGAGATCACAAGATCAGTGCAGAATAACGAATATTTATTATTTCATAGGCATTCTACAGAGCCAAATACTCCGGATATGATATCTATAGAAAATTAAAGCGTTTTTTTCAAAATCGTGTTCGGGCTTAAACTTTTAGTCTTTTAGGAGTAATTAAGATATTTCCTACATACATAGGTTTTATATCAAAATCAATGTATCCATGGAAAACAGCATTCTGTATAAACTATAGACTACGATATAAATCTACATAACTATCTAACTTCAAATTTACAGCAAACCTGCGACATTGCAAAAAAATTTTATTTTAAAGAGGGCCCCGCTAATTGTTACCAAATGTGGTAACAGATAGATCATTTATCACATAAAATGAAGGGTTATCATTTTGTATTCAAATCTAGGATTGTATTCAAACCTGGGATTGTATTCAAGTCTGGATTGTATTCAAATCTGGGATGAAAAACAAATATAAGTAACTACAGCATTTATACTACCTGCATTACCAAAAAATTGAGCAATAAAAGGGAACATACAAAGAAAGCTTTTATGTTCTTATAAATCAAGAGTATACGGATCATAAAGGCACTAGAACCTGAAAACGAAAAAATTTAAAGTTCCCATTAAATACTATATGCTAGGTTAGGTGAACCAGTGAAGTAATAAAGTTAGAAAGCTTGTAAGTTGTTGGGATCGTGACTCCCTACAACTTACAGACTTATGTTTAAGGAAAGTATTTCAAAACATTGCAATAATATACCATTTCTAATTGTATCGTACATGTACTTGTACTTTGCGATTGTATATAACTCTGAAAATTGCAATCTACTGAAATCTTTCCTTTTTTTTGTACAGAGTAATAAAACTTTGCATGAAGTAAAAAGAACTCATGTCAAATAAATAACAGGAGGACATATTATGTCAACTGTATTCCACGCAGGATTCATGACATATCTGTTGATTGCAATCATCTTCTTCTTAGCTCTCTGCTTTGTTGCTCCCGATATTGCTGACCAGGTATTAATTGATCTGCACAATCTAGCCTCAGCGGTAAAGGTATGATAAATACCTTTTTTCCTTTTTTTCAATTTTTGAACAATACATAGAGGTCTGAAAATGGCTTCAAAAAAGGGTCTTAGATATTCCCATCTCTTATAAAGAACACACAAGTTTTAAGGTAAAACCTGTGCATTCTTCATGATTTGGTATAATTATGCGGTAATTTTGGCTCAAAAACATCAAAAGTACGCAGGTTTAAATAAAAGCTGTGTATACTTACTTTGGTGATTTTTTGGTAAAATACCCTAAATCAGGTTATGAAAAAGATTCTGAAGCTTTACATTTCTATGTGAAAGATGTAAGAATCCTTACTCCTAAAGAATATGAAGCATTAAAAGCCACTATTCCAAAAGATCAGCATAAAACAACTTTAGATATTCTTCTAATTACAGGTATGCGCTACGCAGAGCTTTTGAGGCTCTATGATAATCCTGCCTGGTACAATGAGAAAAGAAATATAATTCATCTCCCGGAAGAGGCACAAAAGAAACACAAAAGAAGACAGTTAGAAAGAACTATTCATCCTTTACCTTCCATGTTCAATTATCTTCTAAAGGACTTCTGGCAGGCCCGTAAACCTCCCTTAG
The genomic region above belongs to Methanosarcina horonobensis HB-1 = JCM 15518 and contains:
- a CDS encoding site-specific integrase gives rise to the protein MVKYPKSGYEKDSEALHFYVKDVRILTPKEYEALKATIPKDQHKTTLDILLITGMRYAELLRLYDNPAWYNEKRNIIHLPEEAQKKHKRRQLERTIHPLPSMFNYLLKDFWQARKPPLESTWNKNLQRWAMSAGINPYGLSVKSSRKTLESWLIASGVVESTVCLRQGHDSLTSMRHYQGLAFSDDELRDIKKQLIAWGFSI
- a CDS encoding tyrosine-type recombinase/integrase, whose translation is MYENNLILDLGIDRDLPETSFLTDFLLDCQVRNFSPRTIQSYKSNLKYFLSQHSIDLTPEVLKDFLVHIRGKKHYSPSTVENYFAVLSSFFDWLEWEGVIEKNIVPQFRKRYLRYYKEQRHEERQLISLEQMRALIDSAEWIGWKAMFIFFAKTGIRRQELIDLDLKDLYIESRYAVLKPHAKRSNRVVFFDQECAQILEAWLSWRQEHKIKSKTLFVGVQGSRISRDAVYETTTEHAQRLGFHNSKSRLHEKFTPHCFRHWFTTWLRRSGCPRSIIQELRGDSRKEAIDIYDHITQIEIKESYLRYIPQLKTNI
- a CDS encoding winged helix-turn-helix domain-containing protein, with protein sequence MGIDENEKIKAYANELPAELRRAIDALNSDIGLAVFFVLFKYGEMSFSQIMSELDIPSNYSSKLTYHIKKLQKGSLVKNEYIKKENVDSYSFYDITEFGEGIINNLMNAIQVPQSSNYLIQTLDENSTTSPMTRIMLNLDSNDSKFNVDCAAASDSVIKVLLNQSEATMMAN